A window from candidate division WOR-3 bacterium encodes these proteins:
- a CDS encoding sigma-70 family RNA polymerase sigma factor → MKVKKELLKTKDSTKIIEKAKSEGSISLNEVDKLIPEGATAKDIDQILDTLSNYGITIVQEGKEHVGRRRPKTTLRPEEPIRAYFKELAKYDLLTKEEEYELAVKIETGYRMIERQFLPYPCTINKLIEVCKQVENCHRSLDQISRVEIEAMMDKRAFWAERQRFVRRVKSIERDYNSLLQLYRKTKRDKSKTLGWRIFEKEERILRKVNVLSLQHAVVNAAILEFKENIERLGKVVRTLPRLRNPDEIKQFKKDKKLLTATLGGDHDHLYETSRIVQAWEDLINRARQRMIEGNMRLVISIAKKYVNRGLEFADLVGEGNNGLIKAVEKFDYRKGYKFSTYATWWIRQAITRAIGDQARTVRVPAHILDTMNKVARAQRDMIQDLGRDPTVEEIAARLDIPTDKVRMAHNIALIPISLDKPIDDEESSFVGDFISDPMGDSPSRRAAISILKDRFNDILRDLPKREEKIIRLRFGLNDGLPRTLEEVGRMFNITRERVRQIEAKALKKLRHPTRLRKLQMYKDLIN, encoded by the coding sequence ATGAAAGTCAAAAAAGAGCTTTTGAAGACGAAGGATTCTACGAAAATAATTGAAAAGGCAAAATCTGAAGGGAGCATTTCGCTCAATGAGGTCGATAAACTCATTCCAGAAGGCGCGACGGCCAAAGATATCGACCAGATCCTTGATACGCTGTCAAATTACGGCATTACTATTGTGCAGGAAGGAAAGGAGCATGTTGGACGTCGACGCCCGAAGACCACGCTAAGACCGGAAGAGCCGATTCGCGCATATTTCAAAGAACTTGCCAAGTATGATCTTCTGACCAAGGAGGAGGAATACGAGCTCGCGGTGAAGATCGAAACGGGTTATCGCATGATCGAACGGCAATTCTTGCCTTACCCGTGCACAATCAACAAATTGATCGAAGTGTGCAAGCAGGTCGAGAATTGCCATCGTAGCCTTGATCAGATCTCCAGGGTCGAAATTGAAGCCATGATGGACAAACGTGCTTTCTGGGCCGAGCGGCAACGATTTGTGCGACGGGTAAAATCGATTGAGCGAGATTATAACTCACTGCTTCAACTCTATAGAAAGACAAAGCGCGACAAATCCAAGACCCTGGGGTGGCGGATTTTCGAGAAGGAAGAAAGAATATTGCGCAAGGTCAATGTTCTTTCACTACAACATGCCGTGGTCAATGCTGCGATCCTGGAATTCAAGGAGAATATTGAGCGTCTGGGAAAAGTGGTCCGCACCCTGCCCAGGCTACGAAATCCGGATGAGATAAAACAGTTTAAGAAGGACAAGAAGCTGCTCACGGCGACGCTGGGTGGTGATCATGATCATCTTTATGAGACTTCGCGGATCGTCCAGGCATGGGAAGATTTGATAAATCGTGCACGCCAACGTATGATCGAAGGTAACATGCGTCTGGTCATATCGATCGCCAAGAAATACGTCAACCGGGGATTGGAATTTGCCGATCTCGTTGGCGAGGGTAATAACGGTCTGATAAAGGCGGTTGAGAAATTCGATTACCGTAAGGGATATAAATTCTCGACGTATGCCACGTGGTGGATCCGCCAGGCAATAACACGTGCGATAGGTGACCAGGCGCGAACGGTCAGGGTACCTGCTCATATTCTGGATACGATGAACAAGGTCGCGCGTGCACAGCGTGATATGATTCAGGACCTGGGGAGGGATCCGACCGTTGAGGAGATTGCAGCCCGTTTGGATATACCAACTGATAAGGTGAGAATGGCACACAACATCGCGTTGATACCGATTTCCCTTGACAAGCCCATTGATGACGAAGAGTCAAGTTTTGTTGGTGATTTCATCAGTGATCCAATGGGTGATTCGCCATCACGGCGTGCTGCGATTTCAATTCTCAAAGATCGTTTTAATGATATACTAAGGGATCTGCCAAAAAGGGAAGAGAAAATCATCCGTCTGCGTTTCGGTCTCAACGATGGTTTGCCCAGGACTCTTGAAGAGGTAGGCAGGATGTTCAACATAACACGCGAGAGAGTCAGGCAGATCGAAGCAAAAGCGTTGAAGAAACTGCGCCACCCGACACGATTGCGCAAGCTTCAGATGTATAAAGACCTGATCAATTGA
- the rpsT gene encoding 30S ribosomal protein S20: protein MKRSISVLKNIRKSTKRRVVNRNKKKKLKEALKKIRKVSTKKSAMKAYPGVQAIIDKSVQDRIITKNTAARHKAQLMKHISTLK from the coding sequence ATGAAAAGGTCAATAAGCGTCCTAAAGAACATCCGTAAGTCAACTAAGAGGCGGGTCGTCAACCGTAACAAGAAGAAGAAGTTAAAAGAAGCTCTCAAGAAAATAAGAAAGGTCAGTACAAAGAAATCCGCCATGAAGGCCTATCCTGGAGTCCAGGCGATCATTGATAAGTCAGTTCAGGATAGGATCATTACTAAGAATACGGCTGCGCGACATAAGGCGCAGTTGATGAAACATATAAGCACCCTTAAATAA
- a CDS encoding MG2 domain-containing protein, which produces MKKTILIIIIIVTSLGIVSGVNLDRQPDVLRIEVPIEDMKGTFGRIDVDIVDINDEVIGDAYKYVYIAADYYSVTFKVELRKEPRDRDLLRVAVKFKGEENIYSLYQLEDRMIVQVLGQNEFIRGMPVNYRIIVHNQRNSAPIDGARVKVTMKTSAKEKVVFEGMTDRAGSCETNFKLPEDVNEADLRFDVASAYGKDQYDVSVRVLSGNMTYLVTDKPVYQPGQTIHMRSLSLRRPDLNPVDGAVVLFEVEDSKGNKVYKEEIKTDDFGVAYSKFVLADEVNFGDYTIRTVLESDKVEKIVNVKKYVLPKFKIELTTEKDYYMPGEQITGDIVAEYFFGKPVVEGKVRITTYKFDIGFQQESVVEGRTDEEGRYHFTYRLPDYFVGQPLEQGDAFVRLDVEVIDPANHSEKISAKKKIVDDVISLAVIPEGGFLRPNLENRVYVLATYPDGTPCFAKIQLLAGTRRFDARTDAYGIAEFSITPREAKTLIEVKATDDKGETAGIERTFELDTAQDQLIIRMARGIYSVGEALDLTFLTTKRSGRVYFDVIKDNQTVMTKSVDIRNYRGRYKLNLTPELSGSIWLHAYIVTRASDIVRDTRFCYVNAADDLHIKVSKSQEEYAPGQDGEIVFTVTGQDGRPRIAALCVAVVDEAVFAVSELQPGLEKVYFKLEEEIMKPRYEIHGFTPVSIVEMKAREARAENVMFSTLVPRDHYPVSYTTPQLVTEKIQEAFYTKLEGVRFKIYEAQTEYFQKHGEYPRSEDAIGLFIKEGMLQEEEILDPWGRRYHVRSPEEYFQYFTIASAGPDGIIDNDDDVNEMMWDEGILFAEEMDAMMPAAAGVHSRMALQAKKSETSIQQPEKEPRVREFFPETFVFEPALITDYDGTARLSVTMPDAITTWRITTFASSSRGELGSVLAQLRVFQDFFVDVDLPVALTEGDEISIPVALYNYLPRDQEIRLVLQNEDWFDILEGSEIVRQLARDEVSVVYFPIRVKKLGYHSILVRAYGEVKSDAIKRNVAVLPDGKLYEGIVSDRLMDRVVKKISFPANSIEGANWLGLKIFPGIFSQVVEGLDKLLGVPFGCFEQTTSVTYPNILILNYLGQTGQIKPETEMTAEEYISLGYQRLVTFEVQGGGFSWFGDAPANKILTAYGLMEFNDMARVYDIDQRIIDRTAQWLKSQQNKDGSWSPDAQYLHAESWGNIQKNEILPTAYICWALGEIGERGTAVQNGLNYLKKNLNAVKDPYMLALVANAFVSVEPNSATTLDILKRLIGMAKRDQDAVYWESGMASITFTRGIGADIEATGLAAYALIRSGKYTDVVSEALTYLIRAKDKSGIWYTTQGTIIALRAFVAALGSTSEDVDAQLTIIVNGQKVSEFRVDRSNADLMHQVDLGGNIGAQNTIEVVVKGEGSFLYEIVSRYYLPWEIVPKGDNPPFVIDVKYDRTDLRINDIVDVDVDAKLTRPGRAQMVMVDLGIPPGFEVLTPTLDELVGKKIQKYSITPRQIIIYLDEVVFGSPVKISYQLQAKYPIRAKVRASQVYEYYNIEDGAFKPPIEIQVAM; this is translated from the coding sequence ATGAAAAAGACCATACTCATCATCATAATAATAGTGACTTCACTCGGTATCGTTTCAGGAGTGAACCTGGACCGGCAGCCCGATGTCCTTCGCATCGAAGTTCCGATTGAGGACATGAAGGGAACGTTTGGCAGGATTGACGTCGATATTGTCGATATTAATGATGAAGTGATCGGCGATGCCTATAAATATGTGTACATTGCCGCAGATTACTACTCAGTGACTTTCAAGGTAGAATTGAGAAAAGAACCGCGTGATAGGGATTTGCTGCGGGTCGCGGTGAAATTCAAGGGGGAAGAGAACATTTATTCTTTATACCAACTCGAGGACCGGATGATAGTGCAGGTTCTGGGCCAGAACGAATTCATCCGCGGCATGCCGGTCAATTACCGGATTATCGTGCACAATCAGAGAAATAGTGCTCCTATTGATGGCGCCCGCGTGAAAGTGACCATGAAGACCAGCGCAAAAGAAAAAGTGGTTTTCGAGGGCATGACAGACCGGGCTGGTTCGTGCGAGACGAATTTCAAGCTGCCTGAGGATGTGAATGAGGCAGATCTTCGTTTCGACGTAGCGTCCGCTTATGGCAAGGATCAGTACGATGTGAGCGTCCGCGTATTGAGTGGTAACATGACCTACCTGGTGACCGACAAACCCGTGTATCAACCTGGTCAGACTATTCATATGAGATCACTATCTCTGCGCCGTCCAGACCTGAACCCAGTGGATGGGGCCGTTGTTCTTTTCGAGGTTGAAGATAGCAAGGGCAACAAGGTCTACAAAGAGGAGATCAAAACAGATGACTTCGGTGTCGCGTATTCCAAATTCGTTCTTGCCGATGAAGTCAATTTCGGAGATTACACGATAAGAACAGTTCTCGAGAGCGATAAAGTGGAGAAGATAGTCAACGTCAAGAAATATGTCTTACCGAAGTTCAAAATCGAACTGACGACGGAGAAGGATTACTACATGCCAGGCGAGCAGATTACGGGTGATATAGTGGCAGAATATTTTTTTGGCAAACCAGTTGTTGAAGGAAAAGTAAGGATCACAACCTACAAGTTCGACATCGGTTTCCAACAAGAATCTGTGGTTGAGGGCCGTACCGACGAGGAAGGACGTTACCACTTCACCTACCGTTTGCCTGATTACTTCGTCGGCCAACCACTGGAACAGGGAGACGCCTTTGTACGCCTCGATGTTGAGGTAATCGACCCGGCGAATCACAGCGAAAAGATTTCAGCGAAGAAGAAGATTGTCGATGATGTCATTAGCCTTGCTGTCATACCCGAGGGCGGTTTCTTGCGACCGAATCTCGAGAACCGTGTGTATGTTCTCGCAACATATCCTGATGGTACACCTTGTTTTGCCAAGATACAGTTGCTTGCTGGTACCCGGCGATTCGATGCTCGAACCGACGCCTATGGAATTGCCGAATTCAGTATAACCCCGCGTGAAGCGAAAACGCTGATCGAGGTCAAAGCAACTGATGACAAGGGCGAGACCGCTGGTATTGAAAGAACTTTTGAATTGGATACGGCTCAGGATCAGCTCATAATAAGGATGGCTCGTGGCATATACAGTGTCGGTGAGGCACTCGATCTAACCTTCCTGACCACCAAGCGGTCAGGGCGCGTCTATTTTGACGTCATCAAAGACAACCAGACGGTCATGACAAAGTCCGTTGACATCAGGAATTACAGAGGACGGTACAAGTTGAACCTGACTCCGGAACTCAGCGGTTCGATCTGGCTACATGCATACATCGTTACCCGGGCAAGTGATATAGTGCGTGATACACGTTTCTGCTATGTCAATGCAGCCGATGACCTGCATATCAAAGTGAGCAAGAGCCAGGAAGAATATGCTCCAGGTCAGGACGGTGAGATAGTATTCACCGTGACCGGTCAGGATGGCCGCCCGAGGATCGCTGCCTTGTGCGTCGCGGTAGTCGATGAGGCGGTCTTCGCCGTGTCTGAACTTCAACCGGGTCTGGAAAAGGTATACTTCAAACTTGAAGAAGAGATAATGAAGCCGCGTTATGAAATACACGGTTTCACACCGGTCAGCATTGTGGAGATGAAGGCGAGGGAAGCGCGGGCCGAGAATGTGATGTTTTCGACCCTCGTTCCCAGGGATCACTATCCGGTAAGTTACACCACGCCCCAACTCGTTACCGAGAAGATACAGGAGGCGTTCTACACAAAACTAGAAGGGGTCAGATTCAAGATATATGAAGCGCAGACCGAGTATTTCCAGAAGCACGGCGAGTATCCGAGAAGCGAAGATGCCATTGGTTTGTTCATAAAAGAAGGCATGCTGCAGGAGGAGGAAATTCTTGATCCTTGGGGCAGGAGGTACCATGTACGCTCGCCTGAAGAATATTTTCAGTACTTTACCATTGCTTCGGCCGGACCAGATGGCATTATCGACAATGATGATGATGTAAACGAAATGATGTGGGACGAGGGAATTCTGTTCGCCGAGGAGATGGATGCAATGATGCCGGCAGCGGCAGGTGTACACAGCCGTATGGCCTTGCAAGCCAAGAAATCGGAGACGAGCATCCAACAGCCGGAGAAGGAACCGCGGGTGCGTGAATTCTTCCCGGAGACCTTCGTGTTTGAACCGGCGCTCATCACCGATTATGACGGTACGGCAAGGCTCAGTGTGACCATGCCTGATGCAATAACGACCTGGCGCATAACGACGTTTGCCTCGTCTTCACGCGGTGAGCTGGGCTCGGTCCTCGCTCAGCTGCGGGTATTTCAGGATTTCTTTGTCGACGTTGACCTACCGGTTGCTTTGACCGAAGGTGACGAGATCTCAATACCGGTTGCCCTCTACAACTATCTGCCCAGGGATCAGGAGATCAGATTGGTGCTGCAGAACGAGGATTGGTTCGATATCCTTGAAGGGTCCGAAATCGTCAGGCAGCTCGCGAGGGATGAGGTTAGCGTTGTGTATTTCCCGATCCGGGTCAAGAAACTGGGTTACCATTCGATTCTGGTGAGGGCCTACGGTGAGGTGAAATCTGACGCGATTAAACGCAACGTCGCCGTCCTGCCGGACGGGAAACTCTACGAAGGTATTGTCTCAGACCGGCTTATGGACCGGGTGGTGAAAAAGATCTCATTTCCTGCGAACTCGATCGAAGGAGCTAACTGGTTGGGTTTGAAGATTTTCCCGGGTATTTTTTCACAGGTCGTTGAGGGTCTCGATAAATTATTGGGGGTGCCGTTTGGCTGCTTTGAACAGACAACATCGGTTACCTATCCCAACATACTTATCCTCAACTATCTCGGGCAGACCGGACAGATCAAGCCGGAGACCGAAATGACGGCTGAAGAATACATCAGTCTGGGTTATCAGCGCCTCGTGACGTTTGAAGTGCAGGGTGGAGGTTTTTCCTGGTTTGGTGATGCACCTGCGAACAAGATATTGACTGCTTATGGTTTGATGGAATTCAACGATATGGCTCGTGTATACGACATTGACCAGCGAATCATAGACCGCACGGCTCAATGGTTGAAGAGCCAGCAGAACAAAGATGGTTCCTGGTCGCCAGATGCTCAGTACCTGCATGCTGAATCATGGGGGAACATTCAGAAAAACGAGATTTTACCGACCGCGTATATCTGCTGGGCACTCGGTGAGATCGGTGAACGCGGTACTGCGGTGCAGAATGGACTAAACTATTTAAAAAAGAACTTGAATGCTGTCAAGGATCCCTATATGCTTGCGCTCGTTGCGAATGCGTTCGTTTCCGTTGAACCGAATTCGGCCACCACGCTCGACATATTGAAACGCCTCATAGGCATGGCCAAAAGGGATCAAGATGCGGTCTACTGGGAATCGGGTATGGCTTCAATAACTTTCACACGCGGTATTGGGGCAGATATTGAGGCGACCGGACTCGCCGCGTACGCGTTGATAAGGTCCGGTAAGTACACGGACGTCGTAAGCGAGGCATTGACCTATCTGATCCGCGCCAAGGACAAATCGGGTATATGGTACACAACGCAGGGCACGATCATCGCGTTGCGTGCGTTCGTTGCTGCATTGGGCAGCACGAGCGAGGATGTTGATGCTCAGCTGACAATTATTGTCAACGGGCAGAAAGTCTCGGAATTCAGGGTGGATAGAAGCAATGCTGATCTCATGCACCAGGTAGATTTGGGCGGAAATATCGGCGCTCAGAACACCATCGAGGTCGTTGTAAAAGGAGAAGGTAGTTTCCTCTACGAGATCGTGAGTAGGTACTACCTGCCGTGGGAAATCGTACCCAAAGGTGACAATCCTCCTTTTGTTATCGACGTAAAGTATGACCGCACAGATCTCCGTATAAATGATATCGTCGATGTCGATGTCGATGCCAAATTGACCCGGCCAGGTCGCGCCCAGATGGTGATGGTTGATCTTGGGATTCCTCCTGGTTTTGAGGTTCTGACGCCGACCCTCGATGAACTCGTGGGCAAGAAGATACAGAAATACAGCATCACGCCGCGACAGATCATCATTTATCTTGATGAGGTTGTATTCGGTTCACCGGTCAAGATATCATATCAGCTCCAGGCAAAATACCCTATTCGTGCCAAAGTGCGGGCTTCACAGGTTTACGAATACTATAATATCGAAGATGGAGCATTCAAGCCGCCCATTGAAATACAAGTTGCCATGTAA
- the rpsF gene encoding 30S ribosomal protein S6: MRNYEAMFIFHPDLPDEKLEQSVQAVEKIIKDNTQGQLKTENLGKKTLAYPIRKLNEGYYVNYVFEAQPVAINKVKEELKHSEDILRFIIFVKDSKK; this comes from the coding sequence ATGAGAAATTACGAAGCAATGTTCATTTTTCATCCAGATTTACCTGATGAGAAACTGGAACAGAGCGTCCAGGCGGTCGAAAAAATCATCAAGGATAATACGCAGGGCCAGTTGAAGACCGAAAACCTGGGCAAGAAGACACTTGCCTATCCGATCAGAAAATTGAACGAAGGATACTACGTGAATTATGTCTTTGAGGCACAACCTGTCGCTATCAACAAAGTCAAGGAAGAATTAAAACACAGCGAAGATATTTTACGTTTCATTATCTTTGTAAAGGATTCAAAAAAATGA
- the ssb gene encoding single-stranded DNA-binding protein codes for MSDLRLGYLNSVQLIGRLVADPELRYTQKGAPVCDFRIASSRRYKNRETGEQQEETLFINVVAWRRQAELANDFLKKGSAVLIEGRLRSRQWESAQGEKRSAIEVVARRIQFLDLPQAGTTTEPTSESEEDFKDDGAVDTPF; via the coding sequence ATGAGCGATCTTCGATTAGGATATCTTAACTCGGTTCAGCTGATCGGAAGGCTGGTTGCTGATCCTGAATTACGTTATACGCAGAAGGGCGCGCCGGTTTGTGATTTTCGTATTGCCTCGAGCCGGCGATACAAGAATCGAGAGACCGGCGAGCAGCAGGAGGAGACATTATTCATCAACGTTGTTGCGTGGCGGCGGCAGGCCGAACTGGCAAATGATTTTCTGAAAAAAGGTAGTGCGGTTCTGATCGAAGGCAGACTTCGATCGCGCCAATGGGAGTCGGCTCAGGGAGAGAAACGTTCGGCGATCGAGGTTGTCGCGCGCCGTATTCAGTTCCTTGATCTGCCGCAAGCAGGCACAACGACGGAACCAACGTCCGAGTCGGAGGAAGATTTCAAGGACGATGGTGCGGTTGATACGCCGTTCTAA
- the rpsR gene encoding 30S ribosomal protein S18, translating to MRKRCRFCKEHIDEINYKDTSVLKGFINERGKILSSRITGVCSFHQRRLSQAIKRAREIALLPYETR from the coding sequence ATGCGGAAGAGATGTCGTTTCTGTAAGGAACATATTGACGAGATCAACTACAAAGATACATCGGTATTGAAGGGTTTTATCAATGAGCGTGGCAAAATATTGTCATCAAGGATCACCGGTGTGTGCTCTTTTCACCAGCGCAGGCTTTCTCAGGCCATCAAGAGGGCACGCGAGATCGCTTTACTGCCGTACGAGACAAGATGA
- the rplI gene encoding 50S ribosomal protein L9 — translation MKVILLKPMDRVGKPFDVVEVRDGYARNYLIPRKIAMEATPGNLRGLEKSKKRFSKQMDKIRLLSMDLAERINNLSVKTTIKTGMDGKAFGSVTSADLASLLQAEGVEVDKKDIMLKEPLKQPGVYDIKVHLGENIEAVFKLALLEEEV, via the coding sequence ATGAAAGTAATACTCCTTAAACCAATGGATAGAGTCGGTAAGCCCTTTGACGTGGTCGAGGTCAGGGATGGCTATGCGCGGAACTATCTCATTCCCAGAAAAATCGCCATGGAAGCCACCCCTGGTAATCTAAGAGGCCTGGAAAAATCCAAGAAGAGATTCTCTAAACAGATGGACAAGATTCGATTGCTGAGTATGGATCTTGCCGAGCGGATAAACAATCTTTCGGTGAAAACCACGATCAAGACAGGCATGGATGGGAAGGCATTCGGCAGTGTCACGTCCGCTGACCTTGCATCGCTGCTGCAGGCCGAGGGGGTCGAGGTCGACAAGAAAGATATCATGCTGAAAGAACCCTTGAAGCAACCGGGGGTCTATGACATAAAGGTCCACCTTGGAGAGAATATAGAAGCGGTATTCAAGCTGGCACTGTTAGAAGAAGAGGTGTAG
- a CDS encoding bifunctional nuclease family protein: MKEKFGERTLPIWIGESEAMAIALTLEGVKPKRPLTHDLLKSILDAFQAKVSKIGIVDLREETYYAKIFVELDSKVFAIDARPSDSIALALRTKSSIWVNDDIINHNGIVLQGDKTVDELKRRLRNTKPESFGEIDFNK; the protein is encoded by the coding sequence CTGAAGGAAAAATTCGGCGAACGAACTCTACCAATATGGATCGGCGAGAGCGAGGCAATGGCAATAGCCTTGACCCTGGAGGGGGTGAAACCCAAGCGCCCGTTGACACATGACCTGTTGAAGTCGATCCTCGATGCATTCCAGGCAAAGGTATCGAAGATCGGTATCGTTGATCTAAGGGAAGAAACATACTATGCAAAAATATTTGTCGAACTTGATTCAAAAGTCTTCGCGATCGACGCCCGTCCTTCCGACTCGATCGCCCTTGCACTGCGCACAAAGAGCAGCATATGGGTCAACGACGACATAATAAACCACAACGGCATTGTTCTGCAGGGCGATAAGACGGTGGACGAGTTGAAGAGGCGCCTGCGCAACACTAAACCCGAGTCGTTTGGTGAGATCGATTTCAATAAGTAG